From a single Peromyscus maniculatus bairdii isolate BWxNUB_F1_BW_parent chromosome 4, HU_Pman_BW_mat_3.1, whole genome shotgun sequence genomic region:
- the LOC102927116 gene encoding olfactory receptor 4F6-like yields MNEANYSEVSEFIFLGLSIYRPTQCFLFVFSTISYATIFLGNFSVVLTVVLDPHLHSPMYLLLANLSFVDLCFSTSTVPKLISDLYSSHNTISFQGCIFQMFVLHVLGGCEMVLLVAMAWDRYVAICKPLHYLTIMSPRMCLLLVIGAWVIGLIHSVAQLAFVVHLPFCGSNEIDSFYCDLPRFIKLACIDTYRMEFLVTADSGLISVTTFFLLIVSYIFILFTVRKQSLGSLSKALSTLSAHISVVVLFFGPCIFVYIWPFPNVPVDKFLAILDFMITPILNPVIYTLRNKDMKVAMKRLSKQLLSMKRVS; encoded by the coding sequence ATGAATGAAGCAAATTACTCTGAAGTATCTGAGTTTATATTCCTGGGATTATCAATCTACAGACCAACACAATGTTTCCTCTTTGTGTTTTCTACAATATCATATGCAACCATTTTTCTGGGGAATTTCTCAGTTGTGCTTACAGTTGTCCTTGACCCTCATTTACATTCACCCATGTACCTCCTTTTAGCTAATCTTTCATTTGTTGACTTATGTTTTTCTACCTCAACTGTTCCTAAGTTGATTTCTGATCTGTACTCCAGTCATAATACCATTTCATTCCAGGGCTGTATCTTCCAGATGTTTGTCCTTCATGTCCTGGGGGGATGTGAGATGGTGTTGCTGGTAGCCATGGCCTGGGACAGATATGTGGCCATATGCAAGCCCCTTCACTACCTGACCATCATGAGCCCACGAATGTGCCTTTTGCTTGTGATTGGTGCATGGGTTATTGGTCTCATTCACTCAGTGGCTCAGTTAGCTTTTGTTGTCCATTTGCCTTTTTGTGGTTCGAATGAGATAGATAGTTTTTACTGTGACCTTCCTAGGTTCATCAAACTGGCCTGCATAGACACCTACAGAATGGAGTTCTTGGTTACTGCTGACAGTGGATTAATTTCTGTCACTACCTTTTTCTTATTGATTGTCTCCTACATCTTCATACTGTTCACTGTACGGAAACAGTCCTTGGGCAGTTTGTCTAAGGCCCTCTCTACACTTTCTGCTCAcatctctgtggtggttttgttctttggaCCATGCATCTTCGTGTACATATGGCCATTTCCTAATGTCCCAGTGGATAAGTTTCTTGCCATTCTGGACTTCATGATTACGCCCATCCTGAACCCTGTCATTTATACactgagaaacaaagacatgaaggtGGCAATGAAGAGACTGAGTAAACAACTCCTGAGTATGAAAAGGGTCTCCTAA